The DNA window AAGTTGCCTTATTCTTCAACGTTGATACTGGAGCACAACACGGTTGGCGTGCAGCAGGTTCAGTCGCTTACGGTGCTAGACAATTAGGTCATTTAGGTGCTGCAGTAGCGGGTGTTCCTGGAAAAGCTAAAAATAAGATGGAAAACTGGGGTGACAAGCATAATACTACCGGTAGCTTGCAACGTGCCGCAAGAAAGCAAGCACAGGCAGGTTCACGTCAGAATGCCATTAACAAGTTAGCAGGAATGGATTCTAACGGTAATAAGATCACTAATCCAAATACTTCTGGGTCAGGTAGTATTACCGATGTTGGTTCAACAGGCATTAAGCAAACACCTAAGGCTCAACAGAAAGCAGAACAAGTTCAAAAACAGGGTGAAAAAGCTTCAAGAGAATCACAATCAGGCCATGATGGCTTTGCAGGTAAAATGGCTAGTGCTTTTGGTGCTGGTGACGCAATGGCTGCTGCAGAAGCAGCTCAAAGAGTTAAAGATGATCAAGTTGTAGATCGGGCGCAGCAGCCACAAAGTGACCAAGAAGCACCTAAATCTGACAGTCAAGGTAGCAGTGACGTTGATCCTAGATTTGACGTGCCACTTCCTTCTGAATCAGATATGCCGATTACTGATCCTGGTAGTTTTAATGAAAATGATATTCCCCCAATTGGAAATGGCTATCAAGATATGCCAACACAGAGTAATCCATTAAGTTCAACTAATTTTAATAGTTGGAAGAATAGAGCTAAAGAATATGATACTAGAAACAAATTGACAGAACCTAATTCAACCTATTCGCCAGTTGACTATAATCCGGTTACTAAACAGCCATATTCTTATGCTGAATGGAAAGATGATGTCAATTCAGTACGAACAAATGATATTCCTAGCCGTAACTTAGATGGTTCTAAATTTAATGCGTCTAAGAACTTAGAAACTACTTCTATGGATAAACCTGTAAGTACTTATGCTCACGACAATCTAAGTAGAAATTCGCTTACAAATGATTCTGGTTCTACTGTTCCACCACGTACAAGAAAGTAGGTAACTATATGCAGAATTATGATCGTAAACATATGATGATTCCTAAAACTACCAAAGTTGCTATTAAACTTTGGTTTTTTAATGTAATTGATATTGGGATTGTCTTTTTGTGTACTTTCATTGGATTACGGTTGAGTGGACTTTATTCAACTTTGCCATTGATAAAAATCACAATGGGTATTTTAGGGTTTGCGATGGGATTGTTTTTTATCATTAGAACCAAGTCGGCACCAGGTATGCGTAATTGGCGTGTATTAATATTTTTATTATTGCAGGATAGAAGTAAGTATTTTCCAATTTCAATTGTCAGCCAAGAAGTTGTAGATGAAAAAAGTAAAGGTAATAAGGTGGATCAAGAATTGTTTAGCATTAAAAATAAAAATAAAAAGCTAGAAGATCAAATTAAAAACACCTTGGCGCTGGGTGGGCCAATTAATTGTACCGAAGATGGAATTTTAACTTATCAAAACGGGACAGCTGCTCGTTATTTACAGTTGGATTCAACGGATCTTTTTAATTTGCCAGATTCAGGTTTAGTTATTTGGCAGGATAGTTTAACGAATGTTAGTCGAACTTACGTTGAAGATTGTGCCTATTTTGTAATTACTTCCAGAATTAATATGAGTAGCAATCAGCGATACTGGCGACATTTGCGCCAAAAATGTGGTACTTCCGTACAAGATAGGCAAAGGATTAGAGATATTTCAGAAAAAATTGAACAAGCTAGTATGATTGAGCGGCGAACAGATCTGTATAGTTCAAGAAAGTATTATGTACAACTTTATGCAGACAGTGTTAAAGAAGTTAGACAAAAGACCGGGTATTACAAGATGGGGGCAGGTATTTTAGCTCCAAAAGAATTAAATCGTGAGGAAACGATTGCGGTTGAATTTGCAAAAAATAATCCAATCAATAATTAGGAAGAAGTGGTTTAGTTGAAAGTTATTGATAAATTTAAGATTTTTGGTAGAAAAGCATTTTACTCTGAACGTAGTAATCATTTGGGTAAGGACAACAGAAAACAGCTTTTTTCTGCAAGTGATGAACAAAGATTAAAAGCTAAAGGATATGATCTAAACTTTATTGCGGCTTATCAGCCACAAGGTGGCGTTCGTTTCTATGATAAATATGCTGCTACTGGGAATTGCTACTTTACCTATTTAACAATAATTGACTATCGAAAAGACCCGAATCTGTTGTGGCTCTATCAAATTTTTGGTAATGACTTTACACAAGTTAAATTTGATGTTCATACCGAAGAACCAGACAAAGTTAAAAGCCAACTTAATCGCAGTATTACGGAAAAGCAAGAACAAGCTGGTAAAGGGCGGTATCAGACTGATATGGATACAGCTGATCAAGAACAGCTGGATTTGAGAGAGTTAGCCAAGCAGTTTAATTCTGGTGCTGAAATACCTAAATCAATTCGTATTCAAATTAAAGTCTATGCTCCCACTCTACCTAAATTAGAAGAACGCATGAGTGAGATTGCTCGTGAGTTAAAAGGTGATGGTTATACTGGGGTTGTTTTTCAATTTACGTTGCCGGAACAGTACAAGTCGTGGTATCAAGACTATTCAGGTCAAAAGCTTTCTTTAGTTGCTCCCACAGCAACAACACTAGGTGCAGCGGTAATTGGAGGGGGTGTGCCTTTTCAAGGCGAAGAATTAATTGATGATCATGGTACTCTGATAGGTCACACGTCAACAAATGGCCCGTTTATCTTTGATCGCTTTGCACACACACCGGAAAGAACGTCCTATAATACCCTAGTTTTAGGGCAAATGGGTTCTGGTAAATCAACTTTTTTGAAAATGAATGAAAAGAGTGATTATGATCGTGGTTACTATGTTCGCCTAATTGATAAGGCTGGTGAATATACCAAACTAGTTAAATCGCAAGGTGGGGTTGTCATTAAGCTAGATGGTTCAGAAGGTATGATTAATCCAATGCAAGTTTTAGCGACAGCTACTTCTGAAACTGATCAAACGAAAGTTGATGAAATGGCAAGTTTTAGGCAGCATGTGGCCAAACTACTTGTTCTTTTTAGTAACGTGATGAATAACCAACTTGATGAATCTACTAAACAGGAGTTTTCATCGCTTCTACAGCATTTTTATGTTGACTGCGGGTTATTACCAGCTGATTGGCAAAAACGCCCAGAGAGCATTC is part of the Lactobacillus sp. ESL0700 genome and encodes:
- a CDS encoding AtpZ/AtpI family protein, with amino-acid sequence MQNYDRKHMMIPKTTKVAIKLWFFNVIDIGIVFLCTFIGLRLSGLYSTLPLIKITMGILGFAMGLFFIIRTKSAPGMRNWRVLIFLLLQDRSKYFPISIVSQEVVDEKSKGNKVDQELFSIKNKNKKLEDQIKNTLALGGPINCTEDGILTYQNGTAARYLQLDSTDLFNLPDSGLVIWQDSLTNVSRTYVEDCAYFVITSRINMSSNQRYWRHLRQKCGTSVQDRQRIRDISEKIEQASMIERRTDLYSSRKYYVQLYADSVKEVRQKTGYYKMGAGILAPKELNREETIAVEFAKNNPINN
- a CDS encoding ATP-binding protein; this translates as MKVIDKFKIFGRKAFYSERSNHLGKDNRKQLFSASDEQRLKAKGYDLNFIAAYQPQGGVRFYDKYAATGNCYFTYLTIIDYRKDPNLLWLYQIFGNDFTQVKFDVHTEEPDKVKSQLNRSITEKQEQAGKGRYQTDMDTADQEQLDLRELAKQFNSGAEIPKSIRIQIKVYAPTLPKLEERMSEIARELKGDGYTGVVFQFTLPEQYKSWYQDYSGQKLSLVAPTATTLGAAVIGGGVPFQGEELIDDHGTLIGHTSTNGPFIFDRFAHTPERTSYNTLVLGQMGSGKSTFLKMNEKSDYDRGYYVRLIDKAGEYTKLVKSQGGVVIKLDGSEGMINPMQVLATATSETDQTKVDEMASFRQHVAKLLVLFSNVMNNQLDESTKQEFSSLLQHFYVDCGLLPADWQKRPESIHITGLKPEEYPVLSNFRDYVTRITTPEFLDKIHATAKRRNTYEQIIIALNNMIENYANLFDGISSLRDLNHTQIVSFDTSTLSKMDQNIYHAQLFSTLNLIQNQAVINGRQQVNVPDIDRQYFSIYFDECHNIINPNNMIAVNEIVNMAREFRKYYAGITLATQDLGAMLPDNVSSADLETLKSIVLFCQYKATFRHEAGQLEKLNKLLGSTLSEADYEQIPKQEQGKTIITIGTTKRYHVQVEPTQQELELFTGGR